The nucleotide sequence ACGATAGGTAGGTTGCTAACCTCGCCTATTAATCCTCCacttttatccgggcttgggaccggctgtaATAACTACCAAGCTACTTGATCCACCCGATAGTTATCCCAGGCAGTGTTATATACTATATGAGAAAAAAGAaactatatgacaaaaatttaccactggatatcataaaactgatagaaaacatatatgtaagaaataaaatagaaatgaaagtcaatggaataataatagaacccatagaaacaaacacaggaatcaggcaaggagattcactaagccctctactgtttaacattatcttggatgcaataataaaacaagtgaagaaaaaaagagggtacaaaatggacaatagagagataaaaatactctgttacgctgatgacaccgtgttagcagagtgcgaagacgacctacaaagattattgcacgagttcaacattaacgcaaaagaaatgaatatgaaaatatcagcccaaaaaaacaaaaagcttagtaattgccaaagaaccaataagatgcaaattggagttagacaatcaaattatacaacaagtaatgactttcaaatatctgggaattaatctattagccgacaacaatatcgaagaagaggtaaaagaccaaataattaaagccagtagaacggccggatgcctaaacgacacaatttggaaaaacaaacacctaagattagaaacaaaggcccgaatatataagtcagttattaggccagttatgacttacacggccgaaacaagaccagatacaagcaaaacacgaagacatttggaaaccaacgaaatgaagatcttaagaaggattgctggaaaaggactacaggatagggtaagaagtgaggaaatcggacgcatatgtggggtagacaatataaatacctgggtaaagaacagaaaaaaagAGTGGAAtaagcacataagcaggatgtctgaatcaaggatagtaagaatagccaggaacaagtcaccgttaggcaggagaagtataggacgcccaaggaaaagatggaatgacaactaaggggcagaatgaaaggcaccgttgaagaaaaacaggcagtactgcctatataaaagaagaagaagaagaatgaaacTGAAACCGAAAAATAGATCACGGCCTATTTCATAAAACACTTTtcaagaagataaaaatgtttcatgggCATGATGAATCACACTCGTTACATAGATAGACGGaggtatatttgtttagcagtgttttatttccatgaaacgtgtttcatgtttctttggtgtgcggtctcccgaagataaaaatgtttcacgaGCATGAAaaacactcgtttcattggtagacttctatttgtttagcagtgttttattttaacttgtttcacgttttatgtttcacgttttatgtttcatgttttacgtttcatgtttctttggtgtgcagCTTCCCTTAGAGTACAATCAAATACAGATACTTTATTTTATTGGGCACAACTTTTTCCCTATCCTTCCGGGATTTGCTTGATACATCATACTAGATTTATGATACTGGTTTAATAAATAATCACGATTTTAGGTTTTCCCCATGAAGATGTACAAACTGATACAAACAAAGTATTTAAAGGACATGGAATGGCTAACAGTAATTTGGACGAATATTTAACTGTTCGTAAAACTTTTACTTGTGAAATTTGTTGCAAAATGTTTTCACAAAAAGGGAATTTAAAAGAACATATTAGAATCCATACTGGAGATAAACCTTATGCATGCGAAATTTGCTCCGACAGGTTTACACAAAAATCCAATTTAAACACACATATGAGAATACACACTAAGGAAATACACACCGGAAAATCGTTTACATGTAAAATTTGTACTAAAGAGTTTCCACACAATTCATTTTTAAGAGTTCATATGAGAATACATACCGTACATAAACCTTTTGCATGTGAAGTTTGTTCCAAGTTGTTTTCGCGTAGATCGAATTTAAAAGAACATATGAGGGTACACACTGGAGTAAAACAGTTTGAATGTGAAGTTTGTTCTAAATTGTTTTCACGGAGATCTGGTGTAATACAACATAATATGAGAATACATACTAGAGATTCATTTCAATGTAAAATTTGCTCCGAATCATTTTCACAACTACTCTCTTTAAAGGAACACATGAGAATACATACTGGAGATACGCCTTTTACATGTGAAATTTGTTGCAAAATGTTTCCACGAAAATGGAATTTAAAAGAACATATGAAGATCCACACTGAAGATAAACCTTTTGAATGTGAAATATGCTCTAAAACGTTTTCAAAAAGAGGCTCTTTAAAGGAACACATGAGAACACATACTGGAGATAAACCTTTTACATGTGAAATTTGCTCCAAATCCtatacacaaaaaataaaattaacggAACACATGAGAATACATACTGGACATAAGCCTTTTgcatgtgaaatttgttctaaatTATTTACAATCAGATCCAGTTTAAACGATCATATGAAAATCCATACTGAAGATAAACCTTTTACATGTAACATTTGCTCCAAATCATTTTTAAGAGGATACTATTTAACAAAACACATGAGAATACATTCTGGATATAAACCTTTTGCATGTGAAATTTGCTCTAAAACATTTTCACAAAAACACAATTTAAATGAACATATGACAATACATACTGGAGATAaacctttttcttgtgaaatttgcTCCAAATCGTTTTCACATATTTCTAGTTTAAAAAGACACATGAAAATACACACTGGTTAAAAAAAATTCTGCTACTATTTATTAGAATAAGTGTATAATCCAAGAAGGAAtaattgtgaacggtgaagtcatcaataatttgtgacttgcggacgatacagtactcctagcttccagtcaagaagatctgcaaacaatacttgatagtgtcgttgagagttgtagagaggcaggtctggatctgaacatacggaaatcAAAAATtttcgtaataagtaaacaacagaatataaaaccgtctataatatgtaaataataccaaacttgagcaagttgataaaatcgtttaccttggacggCAATTTAATTGCAACGCAGAAAGtgacggcgaaattagatctaggatagagcagatAGGCATATCTAGGAtaggtttcatagattttgagaaggccttcgataaagtcagacaccaaaagctgtatgaaatcctaagaagcaaaaacatcgacagtcgcgacattaaTATTATATCCAGGTTGTATtggggacaaacagcaaaaatcaaggttgataatgagttaaccgaagaaattgagattcgtcgaggtgtgcgtcagggttgtgtgctttctccactacaattcaatatatatagcgaaacaatatgtcaggaagcaCTCCTAGAGCAAAAtattggtatgaacattaacggagagttaattaacaatatacgatacgctgatgacacgctaatagtaacagataacctagcaaatttacagtatttgatggaaaacataaacactcataccaataaatatggtctaaaactaaacatcaaaaagactaaattcatgattgtaacgaagaaactatacaccaatgtgaatttaaccataaataatcagccagttgaaagagttacgtcctacaaatatttaggggtttgcttcactgatactaatgaccagacaagagaaatcaagaggcgaatagagatagcgagacaatcgtttgtcaaaatgaaaaagttcctatgcagccgggacataaatataaacttaagaacaagaatgttaaggtgctatgttttctccgttctgctgtacggcatggaagcttggatgctgaaaaagataaacatcaaaaacattgaggcattcgagatgtggtgttacaggggAATGtgaaaaataccatggacagaaagagtaacaaatcaagatgttctgctgaagatggggaaggaatgcgaagtcataaaaaccatacaaacgaaaaaactggaatatctgggccacataatgagaggagaaaagtactctctgctaagactcatcatccaaggaaaaatctcgggaaagagaaatgtgggacgtaggaggatttcctggttgcgaaatttaagggagtggtatgggtgcagttcaatacagttgttcagagctgcagccaacaaagttaagattgctgtgatgttagccaacctccgataggagacggtactgcaagaagaagaagagcaggCCAGAgtcgcttttagaaggatgtccaaggtgctATGTAAGAGAGACCTAAATTTGGCATTGAGGacccgcctacttcgctgctacgtgttctcggttcgcttactttatggtgtcgagtcttggactgtgaataaaatcgatctaaatcgccttgaggctttagAAATgcggtgctatagaagaattttaaaagttacctgggtggagaagattcaaAATTCCAGAATACTAAAACGTCTCAGCAaaactactgagattataaaaagcatcaagcagagaaagctggagtatttcggacatgtaatgagaggttgCATCCAAAATATAGGTTGCTGCAAAATATTGTGCAAGGGAACATAGCAGgaaaacgcagtccaggacgaagacgAACCTCCTGGTTGAAGAACTTGTGAGATTGGTattgtgttgatacaagcatgctatttagagcggcagtgaataaaattaagatggtaaccaacgttctgaaagaaTATGGTATATGAAAAGATTTATTATAATACTTCTTTTCAATTATATTAGATTGTTatcaaataaaatcatttgttTCATTAGGCATAACCTTTCtctatccttatggtacttgatACTGGTTTAATAGATAATCACACATACGTTATACAAACTGATGCAAGCAAAGTATTCAGACATCATGGTGGAACTAACAGTAATTTggtcgattatttcattcatatgagattctgaccaatagacagctacagaaataaaaattaaagtgattattttttaatggttttaacttccaatcgtatagtaagatttttgatcacgtgtttaattctgtccaatcagattattattatactgggaataatctactgtagaaaattaccgttagattttttttaagtagattatttctgtttaattgcaaccagtttcctagttttgacaactgtcacatttaagaaaatatccataatatacttttagttctgcatctaatgtcaaattgtaaCGAGGAGAACACAAAATGGCAAATTTAAGCGCTCgatttacttcggtaagattatttcatgaataaaactgtatttataaataaattgactaatattttattaatatcttcatctaaatatttgttaaactgtgcttttcactttgacaagttgaaagatgtgtgtcacattaattgagatcaatgtcactgactgtttttatataaagacttgaattttatatgtaagtataaaaaaaattcttacgaatatcacacgacagtaataaataagaaaataatgcttcattttttctcaaatttgttgtcattgggcaatagccactcgagccctaccggctctcgtgtctattgccagacaacaaattttcgaaaaactcgcattattgtcaatttattctcacttttttgtgatattataccctataatttttgataatatcccgtcgtcaagcattacgtcagatgcccttcgttactatgcaaaaatgaacattcagtgacattaatgacaattaatgttttacaacttgtcacagagaacaccaagaaacacgtTTAGTAAATATTCAGATggagatatcaataaaatattagttaaaattatttaaaaagactttattcatgaaataatctctgGGAATTACCcgcgatctctaaaattattatcgacttgttgccctcgcgccactttgacataattaaaactgtcaaagtgtgaaattaaaactgtcaaagtgtcactcgggaaacaaaatcgataattttagagctctcgtgcaattactactgaatatAAATCTTTACTTGTAAAAGGGCCAcacaacactccttatggaaaattGGCCCTGGTCAAATTTAATGAATGTTCGATCAATGACAATTCTGAGTGCGTACATTAAAACATCCATGGGACCTAcgtctgaaaaactattattctgaCTCTACAGCCTTCTTATGTTACTGAATTCAGATgttcggtttacgttaagtgcactaattcgcGGTCAAGTGAATGAAAATACGTATTATTGAAAGAAGGGAGACTCATTTTCTTGACATATTTGCGTGTTGtttatgaattcgtggtcaaaaatagatgcatggTATATGTATTTAAGTCTTCAGAAGACCTTCGAAAACttctcagaaaactgaagaagtgcgatAGAAAACGTACTGCTAGAGGGACATAAGAATTATCATGAATGTGATAATATGAAGAAAATTCATTtggtgattttcctggttttggtatcattataacCTGAGCTTTTTCCATAAATTTGGAACATGTCTCAATCTAAATGCAGCATTGATGATGTTGGTCAATTTGACTATGGCTTTACGAGGCAGGTTTTTTAGTAATTCTCCAGTAATTAGACATATTGTCTTTTATTTCATCAGCTACTTCCTTCGGGGATGTTGGTCTGATTCTCTCCTCTGTCTCATTAGGCTCGATCGATATTTGATCATTATTTTGGTCATCATGCGGTTTTAATGTATTTTCTAAATATGTGGCAAATATCCTTTTGCTAGATTTATGATACTGGTTTAATAAATAATCACGATTTTAGGTTTTCCCCATGGAGATGTACAAACTGATACAAACAAAGTATTTAAAGAACATGGAATAGCTAACAGTAATTTGGAAGAATATGTAACTGCACATAAACCTTTTACTTGTGAAATTTGTTGCAAAAAGTTTTCACAAAAGGGGAATTTGAAAGGACATATTCTGAGCGTCCATACTAGAGATAAACATTATGCATGCGAAATTTGCTCTGACAGGTTTTCTCGCAAATCCTATTTAAAATCACATATGAGAGTACACACTAAGGAAATACACACCGGAAAATCGTTTACATGTAAAATTTGTACTAAAGAGTTTCCACACAAATCATTTTTAAGAGTTCATATGAGAATACATACCGTACATAAACCTTTTGCATGTGAAATTTGTTCCAAGTTGTTTTCGCGTAGATCGAATTTAAAAGAACATATGAGGGTACACACTGGAGTAAAACAGTTTGAATGTGAAGTTTGTTCTAAATTGTTTTCACGGAAATCTGGTTTAATACAACATATGAGACTACATACTAGAGATCCATTTCAATGTGAAATT is from Diabrotica virgifera virgifera chromosome 9, PGI_DIABVI_V3a and encodes:
- the LOC126890995 gene encoding zinc finger protein 271-like — translated: MEPDKIKVEQIEVKQEVSEETFKEEIDNVYEMGDDLFDTFKIEIKEELKREIITNDDAFECSLLNENAMKTEIKQDEEKHTNEKSFPHEDVQTDTNKVFKGHGMANSNLDEYLTVRKTFTCEICCKMFSQKGNLKEHIRIHTGDKPYACEICSDRFTQKSNLNTHMRIHTKEIHTGKSFTCKICTKEFPHNSFLRVHMRIHTVHKPFACEVCSKLFSRRSNLKEHMRVHTGVKQFECEVCSKLFSRRSGVIQHNMRIHTRDSFQCKICSESFSQLLSLKEHMRIHTGDTPFTCEICCKMFPRKWNLKEHMKIHTEDKPFECEICSKTFSKRGSLKEHMRTHTGDKPFTCEICSKSYTQKIKLTEHMRIHTGHKPFACEICSKLFTIRSSLNDHMKIHTEDKPFTCNICSKSFLRGYYLTKHMRIHSGYKPFACEICSKTFSQKHNLNEHMTIHTGDKPFSCEICSKSFSHISSLKRHMKIHTGFPHGDVQTDTNKVFKEHGIANSNLEEYVTAHKPFTCEICCKKFSQKGNLKGHILSVHTRDKHYACEICSDRFSRKSYLKSHMRVHTKEIHTGKSFTCKICTKEFPHKSFLRVHMRIHTVHKPFACEICSKLFSRRSNLKEHMRVHTGVKQFECEVCSKLFSRKSGLIQHMRLHTRDPFQCEICSESFSQLLSLKKHMKIHTRDTHFTCEICCKRFSQKWNLKEHMKIHTEDKPFECEICSKTFSTRCSLKEHMRLHTGDKPFTCEICSKSYTRKLKLTEHMRIHTGDKPFTCEICSKSYTRKLKLTEHMRIHTGDKPFACEICSKLFTIGSSLINHMKIHTEDKRFECEICSKTFSTRRSLKEHMRIHSGYKPFECEICSKLFSQRGSLKEHMRIHTGDKPFSCEICSKSFSYISSFKRHLKIHTG